CCTCCTCGGGCAGGACCCGAACAGTCAGGTGCTCGAGTACTGGCTCGCGGCCGCGCCGTCCCCGCGCCCGCCCAGGGAGCAGTGGGAAGGCGATCCGCGCTACCAGCGCGCCGTGCAGGAACTGGACTGGATGTACAAGACGGACCCGAGCCTGAAGGCCGTGCACTTGATGACGGCCGACGGTCCCGACGAGTGCCGTCACCTCTTGCTGCAGAACTTCACCGACGACACCTTCGACTGCAACGCCACAATTCCGTCCTACTCCGAGTGGTACGAGCATTACGACATGCTGGCTACCTACGCGCGCCACCGCGATCTGCTGAAACTCATCGGCTCCACCTCGCCCGAACGCCGCTGGCTGCTGAAATACCCGGCCCACATGGGCAACTTGAGGGCCATCTTCAAGATCTACCCCGACGCGTGCATCGTGCAGACGCACCGCGACCCGAGCAAAGTGATGCCGTCGATCTGTAGCCTGGTCGCCGGCTGGCGGGCGCTCTACGAAGACAACGTGGACCGTCGTGCGGTTGCCAAATGGTTGCTCGACCTGTGGGCGACGCGATTAGAACGAGGCCTTGAGGTCCGGCGCGAACAGAACCCGAAGCAGTTCTTCGACCTGCATCTCCGAGAGATCCTGTCCAACCCGGTCGGCGCCGTGAAACGCGTCTACGACCACTTCGGGATCGAGATGACGCCCGAAGCCGAGCAGCGGTTTCACGCCTGGAAAGACGAGAATCCTCGCGGCAAGTACGGCGAGCACCACTACCGAGCCGAGGATTTTGGTTTTACCGACGATGTGATCGCCGATCGGTTCGGTACGTACATGAAGCATTTCCAGATCGAACGGGAGGGGAGTAAGACGTAAACAAAGCGATCTGCTTACGTCTTACGTTTCACGTTTTACGCATTAGGTTTTTATGTTCACACGCAAGCCTCGCAGCGCCCATGAGGCGGCACTCCTCCAAAAGGTCAAGGACTATCTTCCGTCCGGCGTGAGGAACGCCACGGCCTCTCCGGAGCACGCCATGGTCATCAAGCGTGGACATGGGGCCCGCATCGAGGACTTCAGCGGCAACGAATACATCGACTACCTTTTGGGATCGGGCCCCATGCTCTTGGGACACGCCCACCCCGCGGTAGTCGCTGCCGTGCGTGACTATCTGGAACGTGGCAGCACCTATCTCATGGTCAACGAGCCGGCGATCTTGCTGGCTGAGGAGATCGTCAGGGCGGTTCCGTGCGCCGAAAAGGTCTCGTTCAACAGTACCGGCTCGGAATCCACCTTCTTCGCGATGCGACTGGCCCGAGCCTATCGGAAACGAGACAAGATCCTGAAATTCGAAGGAGCCTATCACGGCATGAGTGACTACGCCCTGATGAGCACCCACTGGACGCGCGCTTTGACGAACTATCCCGTGGCGGTGGCGGACTCCGCCGGCATTCCGCGCTGCATTGA
The DNA window shown above is from Candidatus Binatia bacterium and carries:
- a CDS encoding sulfotransferase encodes the protein MNTSSSAKTLGFVDSAESLHEAARKEVGFDDFGDPAYLEGFRVLMEAYDRESRITPTGRAMVQAQLLGILKNRLVAQKAWKENPAILRTEIRRPIFVLGLARTGTTALHHLLGQDPNSQVLEYWLAAAPSPRPPREQWEGDPRYQRAVQELDWMYKTDPSLKAVHLMTADGPDECRHLLLQNFTDDTFDCNATIPSYSEWYEHYDMLATYARHRDLLKLIGSTSPERRWLLKYPAHMGNLRAIFKIYPDACIVQTHRDPSKVMPSICSLVAGWRALYEDNVDRRAVAKWLLDLWATRLERGLEVRREQNPKQFFDLHLREILSNPVGAVKRVYDHFGIEMTPEAEQRFHAWKDENPRGKYGEHHYRAEDFGFTDDVIADRFGTYMKHFQIEREGSKT